One Neodiprion pinetum isolate iyNeoPine1 chromosome 1, iyNeoPine1.2, whole genome shotgun sequence genomic window carries:
- the Use1 gene encoding vesicle transport protein USE1 isoform X2, which yields MIPMSRLEINVRRLLTRCEFMAKDDQQTDWRLEKFILALDDLVNELQTMPNKPSKDTITEYNRRVEFLKGVVGTAKLSNPVERVAAVQMLSKTPVSSIDTVRPNIATQIHQKTTAKYTKQLRDELFNNDKGLSDDGLRQRFSNTNAHDENLDAILKYNRNIQEKIAENMLSMIGNMKEHALTARTVIKNDIASLDKSEKLTDINTDKLKKESVKLEEHTKSNWRCWVWVMVAFVLVVFFNMVLFMKISKKK from the exons ATGATTCCCATGTCCAGGTTAGAAATAAATGTTAGAAGACTTTTAACACGTTGTGAATTTATGGCTAAAGATGATCAGCAAACCGACTGGAGACTTGAAAAG TTCATACTGGCACTCGATGATTTAGTAAATGAACTGCAAACAATGCCAAA CAAGCCATCTAAAGACACTATTACTGAATATAATAGgcgagttgaatttttgaaaggtgTTGTTGGTACTGCAAAATTATCAAACCCCGTGGAAAGGGTAGCCGCAGTTCAAATGTTGTCCAAGACTCCGGTATCTAGTATAGATACAGTGCGGCCCAATATTGCAACACAAATACATCAAAAAACAACTGCTAAATATACCAAGCAACTACGAGATGAGTTGTTTAATAATGATAAAG GATTGTCTGATGATGGTCTGAGGCAAAGGTTCTCCAATACCAATGCTCACGATGAGAACTTAGATGCAATTTTAAAGTACAACCGCAACATACAAGAGAAAATAGCTGAGAATATGCTTTCAATGATTGGTAACATGAAAGAGCATGCTCTCACTGCCAGGACTGTAATCAAAAACGATATCGCCTCTTTAgacaaatcggagaaattgaCAGACATCAACACAGATAAGTTGAAAAAGGAATCTGTTAAATTAGAAGAACATACAAAATCGAATTGGAGGTGCTGGGTATGGGTAATGGTTGCGTTTGTACTTGTCGTATTTTTCA ATATGGTgctttttatgaaaatttcaaagaagaaataa
- the Use1 gene encoding vesicle transport protein USE1 isoform X1 — translation MIPMSRLEINVRRLLTRCEFMAKDDQQTDWRLEKFILALDDLVNELQTMPNKPSKDTITEYNRRVEFLKGVVGTAKLSNPVERVAAVQMLSKTPVSSIDTVRPNIATQIHQKTTAKYTKQLRDELFNNDKGLSDDGLRQRFSNTNAHDENLDAILKYNRNIQEKIAENMLSMIGNMKEHALTARTVIKNDIASLDKSEKLTDINTDKLKKESVKLEEHTKSNWRCWVWVMVAFVLVVFFSKYTMVRASDKICSTSVSDTYLLLFPDMVLFMKISKKK, via the exons ATGATTCCCATGTCCAGGTTAGAAATAAATGTTAGAAGACTTTTAACACGTTGTGAATTTATGGCTAAAGATGATCAGCAAACCGACTGGAGACTTGAAAAG TTCATACTGGCACTCGATGATTTAGTAAATGAACTGCAAACAATGCCAAA CAAGCCATCTAAAGACACTATTACTGAATATAATAGgcgagttgaatttttgaaaggtgTTGTTGGTACTGCAAAATTATCAAACCCCGTGGAAAGGGTAGCCGCAGTTCAAATGTTGTCCAAGACTCCGGTATCTAGTATAGATACAGTGCGGCCCAATATTGCAACACAAATACATCAAAAAACAACTGCTAAATATACCAAGCAACTACGAGATGAGTTGTTTAATAATGATAAAG GATTGTCTGATGATGGTCTGAGGCAAAGGTTCTCCAATACCAATGCTCACGATGAGAACTTAGATGCAATTTTAAAGTACAACCGCAACATACAAGAGAAAATAGCTGAGAATATGCTTTCAATGATTGGTAACATGAAAGAGCATGCTCTCACTGCCAGGACTGTAATCAAAAACGATATCGCCTCTTTAgacaaatcggagaaattgaCAGACATCAACACAGATAAGTTGAAAAAGGAATCTGTTAAATTAGAAGAACATACAAAATCGAATTGGAGGTGCTGGGTATGGGTAATGGTTGCGTTTGTACTTGTCGTATTTTTCAGTAAGTACACGATGGTCCGTGCTTCTGACAAAATATGTAGTACTTCTGTTTCTGATACCTACTTATTGTTGTTTCCAGATATGGTgctttttatgaaaatttcaaagaagaaataa